Sequence from the Granulicella sp. L56 genome:
GGATCGGCCGGCCGATGACCTGCTTGCGCCCGGCCGTGGTAACCAGCTTGCGCGCCATCAGACTGCCCAGTACGCCACCAGAATCCACACCGCGAATCTCCGAGATTTCGGGCGCCGTCACCGGCTGCTTGTACGCAACCACGGCCAGCGTCTCCAGTGCCTGCAACGACAGTTTCAGGGGTGGCTTCAGCGATTTGACGAAGCCGCGGACGGCATCGTGGTACTCCGGCTTGGTGGCCAGCCGATAACCGCTGGCAACCTCGCGAATCTCCAGACCGCGATCTCCATTGGCGTAATCGTTGATGAGCTGGTCGAGCATAGCGCGGAAGTACTCCCGCAGGCGGCGCTCTTTCTCCTTTGTCTCACGCACGGCCTTCTTGTCGTCCGACGCGGCATCAGCCGGAGCTTCGCTTCCCTGCTCAGCCGCCTCGACCGAAGCCTGTTCGCTAGCTGGCGGCTCGGGGGTCTCTCCTTCACTCGCCGACGTCGCTTGTTCCGGCTCGTCAAGCACCTCGCTGTTGAGGGCCTCCTCATCAGACGGAGCCAGTTCTAAATCAAGCGATTGCTGGGCCGCTTCAATCTGGTCGAGTTCGGCCTGGGCTTCCTGCCCAAGCAGCCCAACAAGTTGGGCCAGCGTGACTGGCTCTTCCGAGGCATAGATGACGGCTTCGATCTTGGCTTTAAGACTCATAATTTATCCACTAAGCATACCAACGCCGCACTCGCTTGCCGGTATCTCAATATTATGTTTTAGTTCCGGAGGCCAAATGGCTCGGTTCGAAGTCTTTCGCGGCGACATTACGAAGCTCCAGGTCGATGCCATCGTCAACGCGGCCAACTCCTCTCTGCCGGGCGGAGGAGGCGTCGATGGTGCCATTCACCGCGCAGCAGGTAAAGAGCTGCTTTGCGCCTGTGAGAAGCTGGGTGGCTGTCCCACTGGCTCGGCCAAGGCCACACCCGGCTTCAATCTTCCGGCAAAGTGGGTCTTCCACGCCGTTGGGCCGGTCTGGAGCGGGGGCACTCATAACGAACCCGAATTGCTGGCTGGCTGCTACCGCCGCTGCATGGAGCTTGCCCGCGAGCACGAGGCAAAGTCCATCGCCTTCCCGGCAATTTCGACTGGAATCTATCACTTTCCTCGGCAGCAGGCTGCAGAGATCGCCGTCCGGGCAGTCCGGGAGCATATACAGGCAAGCGGTTTAGACCAGGTCATCTTCTGCTGCTTTGACGAGCCCACAGCGCAGATCTACGAGAAGGTCCTCGCCATGGGCAACTGAAGTGGCATAATTTTGCATTTTAGGGAAAACTCTTGCCTATATTTCAGCCAAAGTTCGCTTGTAACCCCGAAAAATCTACCTTCTATTGGGTATTTTCGTTTGGCATGCAAACTGCTTATTAGCTCGGCATGTTCCTCAAAAAGTTTCTTCTCCTCTCTGCTAGCTTGTCTCTCTTCGCAGGTGTGTGCCATGCCGAATCGATGCCATTCGGGATCGCCAGTGCATATAACCTGGTCGCCTTGGGTACCGTAGATGCGAACGGCAACACGTTGATCGCAGGAAATATCAGCACCAACGCCGACATTACCGGTCGCGTCGCCGCCGCCAACCAGATCACCGTCGGCACCACCATCGGCAGCAGCCTCAACGCCGACCCCTATGGCTCGGCAGCGACCTACGACTTCGTCTCCGCCAACGGCCTCAACTCGGGCGAGCAGTTCAACCTGAATAGCCACGGCAACGCCTACGCTCCAGGCAGCAATGGCAACTTCAACTTCAACGGCGGCGGCCATCGCGTCACCACCGGTTCGTCGGGCATTGACTTCAACTCCCTGCGCACCTCGCTCGACGCCGAAACGCTCACTCTCGCCGCGCTCACCTCTACTGGCAGCGTGCTCGGCACCAACCAGCCCGGCGTCAACCCTTCCTTCTTTGTCCTGAAGGGTACTGACCCCAGCTTGAACATCTTCAACATCACCGCAGCGGAGTTTGCCGACACCAACCACCCCATCGACATCCAGGCACCCGCGGGTTCCACCATCATCATCAACGTCGCCGGAACCAACGTCACACTGGGCACCGGACTCTACTACAACCAGAACCAGACCTCCGGCGACAGTGCAGCCGACGCCGATATCCTCTTCAACTTCGCCACCGCGCAGACAGTCACGATCGATGGCCAGTTCAGCGCCTCTATCCTTGCTCCCTTTGCAGTTCTCAGTGGAAACAGCCAGATGGCCGGCAACTTTATCGCTGCCCAGATCGGCCAGACCGGAGAAGTACACAATGTAGAGTTCACGGGCACGCTTCCCGATGGACCAAGTGCAGTCACACCAGAACCCGCTTCGCTGATGCTGATGGGTACGGGGATGCTCGGCTTAGCCGCCGCGCTTCGCCGCAGACTAAGCTAGTAAAAAGCAAAAGCATAAAAGCCCCGGCCAACCAGCCGGGGCTCTTTGTTTGGTATCTACTTCGTGAAGCTGCTGAACAACCAGTAGAGCGCTCCCGATAGAACCGCCGCTGCCGGCAGCGTGAAGACCCACGCCAGCGCAATATCCCGAATCGTGGACATCTGCAGCCCGCTCCTGTTCGCCGCCATGGTTCCGGCCACGCCTGAAGACAGCACATGCGTTGTACTGACTGGCAGCCCATACCCATCGGCAGCCAGAATCGTGACCATGGCAACCAGTTCGGCACTCGCTCCCTGTGCATAGGTCAGGTGGGTCTTGCCGATCTTCTCGCCAACGGTAACGACGATGCGCTTCCACCCCACCATGGTTCCCAGTCCAAGAGCCAGCGCTACGGCTACCTTGACCCAGGTAGGAATGAACTTGGTCGAGATATCGAGAAAGCCCTTGTAGTTATCGAGCACCTTCTGGTCGTTGCCGCTGACCTTGGGTCCGTACTTCGGCAGCAGGCGTAATGTCTCGCTGGTCAGATACATCTGGTTGCGCACGTTGGCCTGCATCGCTGCTGGAACCTTGCCCAGCGATCCATACCCAACCGCCTCGTTGCGAATGTCGCCTACCATCTGCTGCAGCGCGAGCATCGTAGACGGCTGAAACTGGTGCGAGCTGACAAAACGCTCCAGTTCTGCCCCGCTATCGGCGATCACGGTTCCCGGAGTGACATAGTTTTCTACGGTACTGACCACCTGCTGCGAGACCGCCGCAAACGTCTGGGTCTGCCGCGCCCCTACAGCGTGGTTCAGTGCATAAGCCGTCGGCACTGTACCCACCAGAATCAGCATGATCAGCCCCATACCCTTCTGACCATCGTTGGAGCCGTGTGCGAAGCTGACGCCCGTACAGGTAAGGATCAGCAGCGCGCGAATGTAGAGCGGCGGCGGCTCCGTGCCTTTCGGAGCCTCATACAGCCGCGGATCGCGCATCACAAACTTGAAGAGCAGAAACACCAGCGCGGCCATTACAAACCCCACCAGCGGAGAGAACAGCAGCGCTTTGAACACCTTCGTCGCCTGTCCCCAGTCAACGCCGCTGGTTCCATTGACGCCGTTCATCAACTGGTTGGCAAAGCCCACTCCTAGAATTGAGCCGATCATGGTGTGCGAGCTCGAAGCAGGCAGGCCGCGATACCACGTAGCCAGGTTCCAGATGATCGCCGCTACCAGAAGGGCGAAGACCATGGCGAAGCCCGACCCCTTGCTCACCTTCAGGATCAGCTCCACCGGCAGCAATGAGATCACGGCAAAGGCAACCGCGCCCGAGCTGGTCAGCACGCCCACAAAGTTCCACAGTCCAGACCACGCCACCGCGAAGTGCGGCTCCAGCGAGTGCGTATAGATCACCGTCGCGACTGCATTCGCCGTGTCGTGAAAACCATTGACGAACTCGAAGCCAAGGGCAATCAACAGAGCCAATCCGAGCAGAAAATAGGGAAAGACGCTCGCAGTGTGGACCACCGAAAGATCGCTGGCCAGCTTACTGATGATGTAGCCAAGCCCCCCAACCAGCATCAGCGAAAAGATGATGATGCCGATTTTTCCAGGGGAAGATTTCTTCAGCTTTTCGTCAAGTACGGAACTCGGGGGCAGTACAGCGGGTGTAGCCATAAGCAAGTCACCTTAGCGCGCGAAATGGGGGAGGTAATGTGAACGATAGGGAAGAAATGCGAACCCTGCGTTACAACCGCGTTAAAGATGAGCGATTATCAGTCCGTTCTATCGGAAGGCGCAGGCTATGATGGACGCGCACAAAAAAGACGATACCGATCGGAGTAAGCAGCAAAATGTCAGTCGCCCCAAGCCTTGGCAAAGCAGCCATTCTGAAGCATCTCGCCATCTGCCTCGCATTCACCACAATGGCTGCGGCCCAGGCGGCCCCCAGCACAGCTGCTCCCATCCGTCTGGTTGGAATCCGCGCCACACTGAACAAAACTCTCGATACCCAAAGAGTAAAAGAAGGTGACCCGGTCTCTGCCAGACCAGAGGCGAAGCTCCACCTCGCCGACGGCGTCGACCTCGAGACCAGCAGCAAACTGCTGGGCCACGTCGATACGGTTCAACCGTCAACCGACAAGAGCGACTCCGCCATCACCGTCACCTTCGATAAGGTGCTCTTCAAAGATGGCCGTCAAATCTCCGTCAAGGCGACGATTCTCTGGATAGGCCAGCCCCCTAGCCTCCTCAATCCGACCGAAGTCTCCGCGCCCGCCGATAGAACCACGCCCGGCGTAGGGGTAGGCGCCGGAATGAGTGGCACACCGCCCTCTCAGGGCTATCAGGGCTCAGAGATAGCCGGGTTGCCAAAACACCACCGCGACACACCTGCCGCCGTGCCACCGCCAACCGGAGTCTTCTCGCAGCCGAACGCCATCCCCGGCGTCAGCTTCGCCAGCGATATTCGGAAGCCCGAATCTGGTTCCTTCACCGCCGCTGGCCATAACGTGCACATCCCCGGCGGAACCGTCTTCGCCTTCGCCCTTGCTCCATCCCCATAGCCCACACCCAGCCATCCCACTGCCATGCCATTACCGTAGACCTCTTCAATGGATGCAGATCAGACACAAATCAATGCAAAATAGGCACAACAGAAGACAGATGAAGTCTGGGGATGGAAAGCCATCGTCAAGCAATTGACAGGCTACTAAGGGGTAATAATTCCGCCCACCGGCAAACTCGTAGGCAGCGAAGGCCGCAGGCGCAGCGCCCTGGCCATGGCTTCGGCATGCTTCACACCCGCGCTGCCATTGATCAAAACCACCCTATCGCCCGCCGATAACTCTCCGGAAGCCAGCAGAGCCCGATAGGCTCCCACGCCAGCCGCCCCCTCTGGCGAAAGCAGCAGACCCTCTTGCTTCGCCCAATCCAGCAGGCTGGCCAGGGCATCGCCCCGCTCCACTGCTCGCCCACCCGATCCGTCTATAATACTCATTATAAAGGAATTGATATCACCGCTCCCCACATAGATCCGAGGGCGTCGCCCCGCCACCCACCCAAGTTGCTCCATCTCCTCAAACGCCTTCCAGATCGCCAAAACCCCTATACCGGTTGGGCAAAAGACAGCCTCCGGATACTCCCACCCCATCTGCTCCACCAGCTCATACCCCATCGTCTTCACACCCTCCAGGCGAAAAGGCTCTTTGAACTCTGAGACATCAAGGGAAGCCCCTGCTTGTTCTTCCCTCACCCGTTCACAGTCCCCGATCAGTCCGTCGACCAGAGTGACTTCCGCACCAAAAGCTGCACACTCCAGATAGTTCGACGTCGCAACATCGTGCGGCAAAAAAACACGCGCCACGATCCCAGCCGCAGTTGCATAAGCAGCCAACGCTGCTGCATTTTCGCCCTGCGAAGCAATGCTAAGTTGTTGAACCCCATAGTGTTTTGCCGCTGCGACTGCAAGCCCCATGCCACGGTCTTCAAATGAGCCCGTGGGGTTCCGTCCCTCATCCTTCACAAAAAGCCCCGAAAACTGCCGACTCCGGAGCAAAGGCGTCCAACCTTCACCCAGACTGACCGGAGGAAACTCCGGCAGGACCGCAGCGTAACGCCGGACTTCTACCTCGGCATCGCCGCCGTCAGGCCGCTTCGCAGAGCGCTTGATCTCCTCCATATCGTAGCGAACAAAGAGGAAGCCGCCACAGGCTGAACAAATTGTCTGCGCAGAATCAGCACTAAGACGTTGACGGCAGTGGGAGCACTCAAGCGAGGAGATGCGAGGCATGGATACGATGGTAATAGATTCCCTATAAGGTGAAGCAATGCCAAATAAGAGCCACCCCGTCCGCATGATTGCGGTCGATATGGACGGCACGCTGCTCGGGCCCGAGGGCCACGTAAGCCCTCGTAACCTCACTGCATTGCAGGCGGCAGAAAAGGCCGGTATCGAGGTCGTCGTCGCTACTGGCCGCCGCCACTGCTATGCCATGCGTCAACTGCGAGGACTTGGCCTCAGAGAAGAGAACGCCGTAATCAGCTCCAACGGCACCGTCACTCGGACCATCGGAGCTAGGCTTTTGGAGCGAAACCTAATGCAGCCGCACACCGCACGTTGGCTGTGCAGCCATATCGACGAATTTCGCAACGCGCTCGTCATCACCTTCGACATGGTCGGTCCAGATGGTGAAGATTCGCGGGGCGCTCTGGTCGTAGAGCACTTAGAGGAGTTGCACGGAAGCATTGGCAAATGGATGGCCGCCAATGAACCCTATATCGCACATGTTGTGCCAATTGAGAAGGCGCTCGAAGACGAATCCCCTATCCAGATGATGCTGTGCGGCACGATAGAACGGATGAGGCGGGCAGAGGCACGTCTGCTGGAGCATCCTGGTGTCTCTGCCGTGGGCGTAAATCCCCAGGAACACACTCTCGCTGAAATCTCACTGAATCGGACGGAGTATCCCGAACGAAATCTATGCATCGTGGACATTCTGCCAGCCGGATGCAGCAAGGGGTCGGCGTTGCTGCGACTGGTGGCAAGTCGGGGACTGAAGGCAGAGGAGATCCTGGCGATCGGGGACAACTGGAATGACGTTTCCATGCTCGAGGTGACTGGGCATAGATTGCTGATGGGCAACGCTCCCGATGATTTGAAGCAGGCAGCGCTCGAGCGGGGATGGGCCGTGGGCCGGAGGCACGATGAGGACGGGGTGGCACACGCAATCGAAGCGGTTCTGGCCGAGGCTTGAGCATTCAGGAGTTGCCCATCGCCGAACGGCGGTTGGCCGATGATAGGCTTTTAGGTGATGCGGCGAAATTTACTTCAACGCGGGTTGGTGATGCTGGCGGTCGTCTGGACGGTCTGTCCACTGATCCATGCGATGGAACACATCACCCTGCGAAACGGGTTTGAGCTGGATTGTGTTCGCCGTGAGGCCGTTGGCAATAAGGTTCGGCTTTATCTTCCCGAGAAAGCTACGGCAGTATCGGATTCGGCTGCCAATGCCGCCAATTATCTTGAAGTTTCGGCGGATGCGATTGTTCATGTAGAGACGGTTGCCGATGTGCCTCAATCGATCGCCACATCAAAAACTGCTTCAACGATCACAGCGAGTGCACCGACAAAGGCTGAGATACACGAGATGCTTGCTCACTCTGGAGCTTCTCACGATATCGACACGGACCTTCTAGCCAGCGTGATGAAGGCCGAGAGCGGCGGGCAGGTACGAGCTGTATCGCGGACAGGGGCGCGAGGCCTGATGCAGTTGATGCCATCGACGGCCACCGAGATGGGCGTACAGGATGCCTTCCGTCCGGACCAGAACATCGCGGGAGGAACGGCATATTTAGATGAGCTGCTCACCCGATATCGCGACAATATCGTGCTGGCGCTGGCCGCTTATAACGCCGGGCCTGCGGCGGTAGACCGCTACCATGGAGTTCCCCCCTACCGCGAGACCAAGGAATACGTTGCGCGGGTCATCCGCGAGTTCAACCGGCGAAAGCAGATGGAACTTGTCGCACAGTCGCGGTAGAGCACCGGAAATACTTACTCAATCAGCCAGAGAGAGCAGACGATGAAAAAGCGTAGTGGAATCGTGTGGATCGCAGTCGTTGTCGTGCTTGCGGTCATCGTCTTCCTGTTCCGTGACAAGGTGCACTTCGACTGGAAGATGTTCTGGCAGCAGTTGAAGCATGTGGAGTGGATCCATATCTGGGCAGGCATTGCGCTCATCTATGCCACCTACTGGCTTCGTTCGGTACGCTGGGCAGTCTTTCTATCACCCACCAAAAAAATTCCCGCTCACTCCCTGCTGGGATCGCAGTTTATCGGGTTTACGGCTGTGGCACTCTTTGGTCGTCTCGCTGACCTGACACGGCCCTACCTTGTGTCTAGGCGTGTTGCGCTGCCCCTAAGCTCGCAGGTTGCGGTGTATACGATTGAGCGGATGTTCGATCTTGGGGCAGCGGCAATCATCTTTTCGAGCGCGCTGGCTTTTACGCCCAAAGATCTCCCCCATCATGAAGTTTTTGTGCGCGCCGGTGAGTTGAGTCTCGCGCTGACGCTGGTGATTGCTGTCTTTGCAGGGGTCGTGCGAGTGGCTGGAGGCGTCGTCGCGGGGTTTGCGCGAGCGACGCTGGGACGGCTCTCAAAACCGGTTGGGGAGAGTATCGCCACAAAGATTATTGGATTTCGCGATGGACTGAATGCGCTGTCGTCGAAGCGCGATTTCGGCATAGCGGTTCTGCTCTCCCTAACGATGTGGGGAATGATCGGGTCGGCATATATGCAAACCGCGCATGCGTTTGCGCAGACACCCGAATTGGCCGGGCTTACCTTCTCACGGACGATGCTGTTGATGGCGGCGAGTATTGGCGGTTCGCTGCTGCAGCTTCCGATCATCGGGTGGTTTACCCAGATTGCCGTGACAGCAGCGGCGATGCATGCGTTCTATGGCGCTCCGATTGAGGCTGCAACGGCATGTGGAGCGTTGTTGCTGCTGGTAACCTTCCTCTGCATCATTCCTACGGGGCTGGTGTACTCGCGAGTGGAGCATGTAAGCCTGAAGAAGATCGCAAGTGAGAGCGAAGCTGCCGGACATGCACCTGAAGCTGTCACGGAGACCGGCAACTAACATTCGGCTCTGACTCGCTGCGTGATCGGTGATAGCGCTGCCATGGTGGACTCCACTGCTAGAATCGAAGTATTCCGATGAAGTGTCCCTACTGTGGTTTTGCCCAGGATCGAGTTGTTGATTCACGAGAGAGTAAAGACGCGGACTCCATCCGCCGCCGACGCGAGTGTGAAGGCTGCCACAAGCGGTTTACCACCTACGAGCGGATCGACGAAATCCCCTACATGGTGGTGAAGAAGGACGGCCGCCGCGAGAAGTTCGACCGCCAGAAAGTGTTGAGCGGGCTGCTTCATGCGTGCGAGAAACGCCCTGTCTCCGCGGTAAAGCTTGAGCAGATCGTGGATGAGACAGAGGCCTATGTGGTGGACTCGCCTGAGCGCGAGCGTTCGACCAGCGAGGTAGGCGAACAGATCATGATGCGGCTGAAAGACA
This genomic interval carries:
- the nrdR gene encoding transcriptional regulator NrdR, with the protein product MKCPYCGFAQDRVVDSRESKDADSIRRRRECEGCHKRFTTYERIDEIPYMVVKKDGRREKFDRQKVLSGLLHACEKRPVSAVKLEQIVDETEAYVVDSPERERSTSEVGEQIMMRLKDIDTVAYIRFASVYRDFKDVSEFKAELEELLNGKDQKKRR
- a CDS encoding pyridoxal-phosphate dependent enzyme, producing MEEIKRSAKRPDGGDAEVEVRRYAAVLPEFPPVSLGEGWTPLLRSRQFSGLFVKDEGRNPTGSFEDRGMGLAVAAAKHYGVQQLSIASQGENAAALAAYATAAGIVARVFLPHDVATSNYLECAAFGAEVTLVDGLIGDCERVREEQAGASLDVSEFKEPFRLEGVKTMGYELVEQMGWEYPEAVFCPTGIGVLAIWKAFEEMEQLGWVAGRRPRIYVGSGDINSFIMSIIDGSGGRAVERGDALASLLDWAKQEGLLLSPEGAAGVGAYRALLASGELSAGDRVVLINGSAGVKHAEAMARALRLRPSLPTSLPVGGIITP
- a CDS encoding HAD-IIB family hydrolase, yielding MPNKSHPVRMIAVDMDGTLLGPEGHVSPRNLTALQAAEKAGIEVVVATGRRHCYAMRQLRGLGLREENAVISSNGTVTRTIGARLLERNLMQPHTARWLCSHIDEFRNALVITFDMVGPDGEDSRGALVVEHLEELHGSIGKWMAANEPYIAHVVPIEKALEDESPIQMMLCGTIERMRRAEARLLEHPGVSAVGVNPQEHTLAEISLNRTEYPERNLCIVDILPAGCSKGSALLRLVASRGLKAEEILAIGDNWNDVSMLEVTGHRLLMGNAPDDLKQAALERGWAVGRRHDEDGVAHAIEAVLAEA
- a CDS encoding inorganic phosphate transporter produces the protein MATPAVLPPSSVLDEKLKKSSPGKIGIIIFSLMLVGGLGYIISKLASDLSVVHTASVFPYFLLGLALLIALGFEFVNGFHDTANAVATVIYTHSLEPHFAVAWSGLWNFVGVLTSSGAVAFAVISLLPVELILKVSKGSGFAMVFALLVAAIIWNLATWYRGLPASSSHTMIGSILGVGFANQLMNGVNGTSGVDWGQATKVFKALLFSPLVGFVMAALVFLLFKFVMRDPRLYEAPKGTEPPPLYIRALLILTCTGVSFAHGSNDGQKGMGLIMLILVGTVPTAYALNHAVGARQTQTFAAVSQQVVSTVENYVTPGTVIADSGAELERFVSSHQFQPSTMLALQQMVGDIRNEAVGYGSLGKVPAAMQANVRNQMYLTSETLRLLPKYGPKVSGNDQKVLDNYKGFLDISTKFIPTWVKVAVALALGLGTMVGWKRIVVTVGEKIGKTHLTYAQGASAELVAMVTILAADGYGLPVSTTHVLSSGVAGTMAANRSGLQMSTIRDIALAWVFTLPAAAVLSGALYWLFSSFTK
- a CDS encoding lytic transglycosylase domain-containing protein, producing MRRNLLQRGLVMLAVVWTVCPLIHAMEHITLRNGFELDCVRREAVGNKVRLYLPEKATAVSDSAANAANYLEVSADAIVHVETVADVPQSIATSKTASTITASAPTKAEIHEMLAHSGASHDIDTDLLASVMKAESGGQVRAVSRTGARGLMQLMPSTATEMGVQDAFRPDQNIAGGTAYLDELLTRYRDNIVLALAAYNAGPAAVDRYHGVPPYRETKEYVARVIREFNRRKQMELVAQSR
- a CDS encoding O-acetyl-ADP-ribose deacetylase produces the protein MARFEVFRGDITKLQVDAIVNAANSSLPGGGGVDGAIHRAAGKELLCACEKLGGCPTGSAKATPGFNLPAKWVFHAVGPVWSGGTHNEPELLAGCYRRCMELAREHEAKSIAFPAISTGIYHFPRQQAAEIAVRAVREHIQASGLDQVIFCCFDEPTAQIYEKVLAMGN
- a CDS encoding lysylphosphatidylglycerol synthase transmembrane domain-containing protein, which produces MKKRSGIVWIAVVVVLAVIVFLFRDKVHFDWKMFWQQLKHVEWIHIWAGIALIYATYWLRSVRWAVFLSPTKKIPAHSLLGSQFIGFTAVALFGRLADLTRPYLVSRRVALPLSSQVAVYTIERMFDLGAAAIIFSSALAFTPKDLPHHEVFVRAGELSLALTLVIAVFAGVVRVAGGVVAGFARATLGRLSKPVGESIATKIIGFRDGLNALSSKRDFGIAVLLSLTMWGMIGSAYMQTAHAFAQTPELAGLTFSRTMLLMAASIGGSLLQLPIIGWFTQIAVTAAAMHAFYGAPIEAATACGALLLLVTFLCIIPTGLVYSRVEHVSLKKIASESEAAGHAPEAVTETGN
- a CDS encoding choice-of-anchor A family protein, yielding MPFGIASAYNLVALGTVDANGNTLIAGNISTNADITGRVAAANQITVGTTIGSSLNADPYGSAATYDFVSANGLNSGEQFNLNSHGNAYAPGSNGNFNFNGGGHRVTTGSSGIDFNSLRTSLDAETLTLAALTSTGSVLGTNQPGVNPSFFVLKGTDPSLNIFNITAAEFADTNHPIDIQAPAGSTIIINVAGTNVTLGTGLYYNQNQTSGDSAADADILFNFATAQTVTIDGQFSASILAPFAVLSGNSQMAGNFIAAQIGQTGEVHNVEFTGTLPDGPSAVTPEPASLMLMGTGMLGLAAALRRRLS
- the scpB gene encoding SMC-Scp complex subunit ScpB translates to MSLKAKIEAVIYASEEPVTLAQLVGLLGQEAQAELDQIEAAQQSLDLELAPSDEEALNSEVLDEPEQATSASEGETPEPPASEQASVEAAEQGSEAPADAASDDKKAVRETKEKERRLREYFRAMLDQLINDYANGDRGLEIREVASGYRLATKPEYHDAVRGFVKSLKPPLKLSLQALETLAVVAYKQPVTAPEISEIRGVDSGGVLGSLMARKLVTTAGRKQVIGRPILYKTTRDFLLRFGLKDINELPSIEEFEKMAGELAEQEEIPMEHHAPETAEELESEKHTHIAQADGSPDAEDDPLDVELEDDADDAQSEVKGASANEEEAPVEASEDPAQQGEN